DNA sequence from the Carnobacterium funditum DSM 5970 genome:
ACAAATATGATGCTGGTGAGATCCTAATAGATGGAAAAGAAACGTTATATGATAACCCTAAAGAAGCTGAAGAACACGGTGTTAGTTTTATCCATCAAGAAATGAACACGTGGCCTCAAATGACCGTCGTAGAAAACTTGTTTATTGGAAAAGAAGTGAAGAATAAAGTTGGTTGGTTAAACAAAAAAGAAATGGAAAAAAGAGCGAAAGATATTTTTGATGATCTAGGCATTACGATTGATTTAAATTTAGAAGTTCAATCGTTATCGGTAGGACAACAGCAAATGATTGAAATCGCAAAAGCACTGATGACGAATGCAAAAGTATTGATTATGGATGAACCAACAGCCGCATTGACAGAAAGAGAAATTGAAGTGTTATTTAAAATTATTTTAACCTTAAAGAAAAAAGGCGTAGCCATTATTTATATCTCTCACAGAATGGAAGAAATTTTTAAAATAAGCGACTCAATCACGGTGATGCGAGATGGTGTATCAATCGATACGACAAAAACAAAAGAAACGACTGTTGATGAAGTTGTTCGCAAAATGGTTGGACGCGACTTAGCTGATTATTATCCTGAAAAGAATTCAAAAATAGGAGATATTATTTTTGAAGGAAGGCAACTATCAAATAAAGGGGTATTTAAAAATGTTTCATTCAGCGTTCATCAGGGTGAAATTATTGGATTCTCAGGACTGATGGGATCAGGTCGGACCGAAATGATGCGGGCAATATTTGGAATTGATGAATTGGAAGAAGGAGAAGTTTATTTAGAAAACAAACTGCTTAAAATCAAAACCCCAAGTGATGCTATTCATGAAGGAATTGGATTTTTAACAGAAAACCGGAAAGATGAAGGATTAATTTTAGATTACTCTATCAGAGAAAACATTTCATTGCCTTCAATAGATGGTTTTAAAAAGAAAGGTATCATTGATGAAGTGGCTGAAAAAGATTTTGTTGAATTATTAATGAAACGATTAAATGTTAAAGCGCAATCTGCTGAATTAGCTGTTTCAAATCTATCGGGTGGGAATCAACAAAAAGTCGTTCTTGCAAAATGGATTGGGATTGGATCAAAAGTTCTCATTCTAGACGAACCTACCAGAGGAGTAGACGTTGGAGCGAAACGTGAGATTTATCAATTGATGAACGAATTAACCGATCGAGGTGTGGCTATCATAATGGTTTCGAGTGACTTACCTGAAATTTTGGGTGTCAGTGATCGAGTCATTGTGGTCCATGAAGGCACCATTGCTGGTGAATTTGATAGAACTGAAGCAACCGAAGAAAAAATTATGAGTCTTGCTACTGGAGGATATTAATATGGAATCAGATACGAAAAAATTGAAATTAGCTGAACAAAAAAAATCGAGAAAAGAATTGATAGAAAAGTTAGGTCCCTTATTAGCTTTGGTAGTATTGGTTATTTTTGTAACCATACTAAATCCGGGTTTTGTAGCACCAAATAATTTGCTGAACTTATTAAGACAAGTTTCAACTAATGCCTTAATTGCTTTTGGGATGACTTTTGTCATTTTGACTGGTGGTATAGATTTATCTGTAGGTTCAACTTTAGCTTTAAGTAGTGCCTTAATGGCAGGAGGGATTGTAGCAGGTTTAGATCCCTTATTCGCAATGGTATTAGCTGTTATCGCTGGTGGTATGCTGGGAGGATTTAACGGATTATTAATCACAAAAGGAAAGATGGCACCATTCATTGCTACATTAGCAACGATGACAATCTTCAGGGGAGCGACGTTAGTCTTTACAAACGGAAATCCGATTACTGGAATTGGTGACAGCTTTATCTTTAAATTTATCGGACGTGGTTACCTATTTGGTATTCCTTTCCCGGTTGTGTTAATGCTCATTTGTTTTGCCGTGTTGTATATCCTATTACACAAAATGACATTTGGTAGAAAAGTATTTGCAATAGGTGGAAATGAAAAAGCAGCCTTTATCGCTGGTATAAAGAGTGACCGTATTAAAATAGCTATCTATGCTATTTCAGGAATGATGGCAGCTGTAGCAGGTATCATTATTACTTCAAGATTGAATTCAGCTCAACCAACTGCTGGTCAATCTTATGAAATGGACGCCATTGCTTCCGTTGTATTAGGCGGAACAAGTCTTTCAGGAGGACGTGGCAGAATTGTTGGAACCTTAATCGGGGCATTGATTATGGGGACATTAAATAATGGGTTAAATTTGCTAGGTGTATCTAGCTTTTATCAACAAATCGTTAAAGGAATCGTCATTATCATCGCAGTATTATTGGATAGAAAAAATAAAAAATTGTAGGAGGAAAAGATCATGAAAAAAATTATTGGATTTGCAGCAGCGGCGGTATTATTTTTAGGTGGATGTGGCAGTGCTACTTTAGAGGGAGACAACCAGGGTTCAGGTGTTGTTGAAGAAAAAGAAGCCAAAGATTTGGTAGTCGGTGTGTCTTTATCAACATTGAATAATCCATTCTTTATCTCAGTAAAAGAAGGTATTGTAAATTTGGCTGAAGAAAAAGAATCAGAAGTAAAAGTTTTAGATGCTCAAGATGATACTTCTAAACAAAGTAATGATATCGATGATTTAATTCAACAAGGAGTTGATATCTTATTGATTAACCCAGTTGATTCAGCTGCTATTGCTCCAGCTGTTGAGGCGGCAAATGGTGCGGGTATTCCAGTTATAACAATCGACCGCTCAAGTGAAGGTGGAGACGTGATAACATTAGTTGCTTCAGATAATGTAGAAGGTGGCAAATTGGCTGCACAATATATTGAAGAAATTTCTGGAGAAAATGCAAAAGTTGCTGAACTTGAGGGAATCCCCGGCGCTTCTGCTACAAATGAACGTGGTAAAGGGTTCGATGATTACGCTAAAGATAAACTAGATGTTGTAGACAAACAAACTGCTAGCTTTGATCGTGCTAAAGGGTTAACGGTTATGGAGAATATGCTTCAAGCAAACCCAGAAATTGAAGCTGTATTTGCTCAAAATGACGAAATGGCCTTAGGTGCAATCCAAGCAATCCAGGCAGCAGGCAAAACAGGTGAAATTCAAGTTGTTGGTTTTGATGGAACAGATGATGGATTAGCTGCACTTGAAACTGGAAAATTGAGTGCAACGGTAGCACAACAACCTGAAGAAATGGGTAAATTAGCTATGCAAGCAGCATTTGATCATTTTGCTGGTAAAGAAGTTGAAAAATCAATTGCTTCACCACTAGAATTAATCAAAAGTGACAAATAAAAAAATCGAATGTACGTATAGAGAAACTAACGATTAATGAGTAATCTAGACAAAAAATGAACAAAAAACAGTATGAGCCTCTAAAAAGCTTAGACTGTTTTTTGTGCTCGTTAACGGTTAGCTTAGTCTATCGTATAATGGAACGCATAGGTTTAGAATGTTTAGCAGAAGATAGTCCTTTCTTCTTAGAAATTATGAAGTATGAAACAACTGCTTACTCTAAGGAACAAAGCGAAGGGAGAGAGTTGCCGCTTATCTTTTTAAGCGTTGGCATTTCAGCTAAATTATTCCAAGACACATTAAGGTTTGCAAAAGAAGCAGGATCAACATTTAATGGCGTTTTATGTGTTCGTG
Encoded proteins:
- a CDS encoding sugar ABC transporter ATP-binding protein, coding for MDVTMKGITKSFGTNSVLKGVNIQLNGGKIHALMGENGAGKSTLMNILTGMHKYDAGEILIDGKETLYDNPKEAEEHGVSFIHQEMNTWPQMTVVENLFIGKEVKNKVGWLNKKEMEKRAKDIFDDLGITIDLNLEVQSLSVGQQQMIEIAKALMTNAKVLIMDEPTAALTEREIEVLFKIILTLKKKGVAIIYISHRMEEIFKISDSITVMRDGVSIDTTKTKETTVDEVVRKMVGRDLADYYPEKNSKIGDIIFEGRQLSNKGVFKNVSFSVHQGEIIGFSGLMGSGRTEMMRAIFGIDELEEGEVYLENKLLKIKTPSDAIHEGIGFLTENRKDEGLILDYSIRENISLPSIDGFKKKGIIDEVAEKDFVELLMKRLNVKAQSAELAVSNLSGGNQQKVVLAKWIGIGSKVLILDEPTRGVDVGAKREIYQLMNELTDRGVAIIMVSSDLPEILGVSDRVIVVHEGTIAGEFDRTEATEEKIMSLATGGY
- a CDS encoding substrate-binding domain-containing protein, with product MKKIIGFAAAAVLFLGGCGSATLEGDNQGSGVVEEKEAKDLVVGVSLSTLNNPFFISVKEGIVNLAEEKESEVKVLDAQDDTSKQSNDIDDLIQQGVDILLINPVDSAAIAPAVEAANGAGIPVITIDRSSEGGDVITLVASDNVEGGKLAAQYIEEISGENAKVAELEGIPGASATNERGKGFDDYAKDKLDVVDKQTASFDRAKGLTVMENMLQANPEIEAVFAQNDEMALGAIQAIQAAGKTGEIQVVGFDGTDDGLAALETGKLSATVAQQPEEMGKLAMQAAFDHFAGKEVEKSIASPLELIKSDK
- a CDS encoding ABC transporter permease is translated as MESDTKKLKLAEQKKSRKELIEKLGPLLALVVLVIFVTILNPGFVAPNNLLNLLRQVSTNALIAFGMTFVILTGGIDLSVGSTLALSSALMAGGIVAGLDPLFAMVLAVIAGGMLGGFNGLLITKGKMAPFIATLATMTIFRGATLVFTNGNPITGIGDSFIFKFIGRGYLFGIPFPVVLMLICFAVLYILLHKMTFGRKVFAIGGNEKAAFIAGIKSDRIKIAIYAISGMMAAVAGIIITSRLNSAQPTAGQSYEMDAIASVVLGGTSLSGGRGRIVGTLIGALIMGTLNNGLNLLGVSSFYQQIVKGIVIIIAVLLDRKNKKL